The Diospyros lotus cultivar Yz01 chromosome 11, ASM1463336v1, whole genome shotgun sequence region TACGTTCGAGTTGCTACTAGCTAGGGATATCTATGAGTCTTGGTAGATCAGagaattaaactaattaatcaaCGGGCCAGATTGAATAGATTCCATTtagtattttcttttaatttgattaagtTATATGTTTGATTCTTTGTCTAATAAATATTGAGTAGGATTtgaattaaatcattaaaatagaatattaaAGTAGCAAGCTCCTTGTGAATCTCATGCTTCAATTTACTAAAACTCAACAAAGAAGCAAATTTGTGTTTTCTCTacaaattttcttatttgcatgttacttttagaattttagaatagtttgatattattattaattattattattattatacattttggAACCAAAACCCAATATGAATCAGCCCAAATTTATTTAAGTTAGGTTAGgttcaattttagtttttttttttttttttgataaatagtgACAACTTCAACTAAATAAGGAGCATACCTATTAGATCAATTCTAAATCTAAATTTACATAGTAGATCATAATTGGTTTGAATCTATACGTAACATAAAAGCCAAAATATTCACCAAATGGTATTTGTTATTCAAACGcttaatcaaaattttggacTTAATTATCATTGAATCTCATTTCTTATCCAAGTAATAATTATCCTGTATTTGTATTGTAGGTGCTAGATGACACGTCATTCGCAATCATGGTGGTCGTTGCCGTGGTGATGACCGGAATCATCACACCGATCGTGACGATGATCTACAAGCCGGCAAGACGGTTCGCGCCATACAAACGTCGGTCAGTGCAGCTGTCAAAACCCGATGCCGAACTCCAAGTCTTGGTCTGCATCCACACGCCTCGCAACGTCCCGACCACCATCAACCTCTTGGAGGCCACTTACCCCACCAAGAAATCCCCCATTGCCATCTACGTCCTTCACCTGGTGGAGCTCACTGGCCGCGCCTCCGCCATGCTCATTGTCCACAACACCCGCAAGTCCGGTCGCCCCGCCCTGAACCGCACCCAAGCCCAGTCCGACCACATCATCAACGCCTTCGAGAACTTCGAGCAGCACGTCGACTGCATCTCCGTCCAGCCCCTTACCGCCATCTCGCCTTACTCCAGCATGCACGAAGACATCTGCAGCGTCGCCGAGGACAAGCAGGTTGTTACTGGTTTCAGTTTAATTTTGATAGCAGATTACTTACAAGTTACTAAAgcgttttctttttctttgaacaACATTGATATTGCGTATTCATGGACCTACCTGCGTCAAAAATTACAACATTAATGTCTTTGCTTTGGTTTTAGCAATTATCGCTCATGCTTGGGTGTTTGGTCAATTTTGCAACCTAGACCAATGAATTTGGTAGTCCATTTGAATAGAATCTCATAATTGGttatcattattttaattttatctaagtttttaatttcaaattaaacccTTTTCTTTTCAATAGTAGCGCATATTTATGTAGTGAGTTAGGCGACATCATCAGTTTGACACatcagttttcttttctttttttgctaaaaTGCTACATCTTATTCAAATAACAACATATGAGGGGGCAAATGGtaaattcatatttaaataaaataaaataaaatattattattattctttgaaaattaaaatctcgacttgaaagttaaaaattggagtaaaatttattgttttagttttttctttgttaGGTATAAATTTATGCATTTAATCTCTTGAAACACAGGTGGCCATCATCATCATTCCATTTCACAAGCAGCAAACGGTCGACGGCGGAATGGAAGCCACCAACCCGGCTTTCCGGCACATCAACCAGAACGTGCTCGCCAACGCGCCGTGCTCCGTCGGCATTCTTGTTGACCGAGGGCTGAGCGGGTCGACCCGATTGGCCGCCAACCAGGTGTCGCACCACGTCGCCGTTCTATTCTTCGGGGGACCTGACGATCGAGAAGCCTTGTCATACGCTTGGAGAATGTCGGAGCATCCCGGAATCAACCTCAACGTCTTGCGTTTCCTTCCCGGAGACGAGGTTGTCGAATCGGCGATGGAACAGCGCGACCATGAACACGGCGACCCCAGGATTCTGACTGTGGTGACGGACGACGGCCGGGAGAAGCAGCTCGACGAGGACTACATCAACGAGTTCAGGGCGAAAACTTCCAACGACGAATCAGTGACTTATACGGAGACGATAGTGAACAACGGGGAGGAGACGGTGAGCGCGATAAGGCACATAGACACGATGCACGATCTTTTCATTGTAGGGCGGGGACAGGGCATGATATCGCCGCTCACGGCGGGGCTAACGGACTGGAGCGAGTGCCCAGAGCTGGGCGCGATCGGAGACCTGTTGGCGTCGTCGGATTTCGCTTCCACCGTGTCGGTGCTGGTTGTGCAGCAGTACGCGGGGATGGGGCTGCAGGGGGAAGGGGTATCGCCGCTGGACAGCGGCGGCAACCATAACGGGCAAGTGACCAGCCACTGGCGAacgcagcagcagcagcagataCTTAACCCCTGAAAGCAAGCAATCTGCCATGAATGCACATAATTAATTGTTCGACagctttttgtttgtttggcgGTAACGTTATTCTGTATTCTTAGGTTATGATTGAAGgatatttcttttttcctttcgcTTTATGAGTTTCTTACTTATTATTGGAATTagaacaataataattttacagGATTTTGTacaagaaaaacataaaagtataaTGTCTTCCAATTGACATACCTATTTTCCATTTTGATGCATGCGTGATGccaaataaactaattaatattgttaagtacttaaataattatcatTGATGGAGAATCgcctaaaatataatataaaaaattaaaattaatgtatcCCCATGTCACTGCAATATCACGTTAGCTAGCCATTTGGGACGGGTAGCTAGCTTATAAGGCTGCACTACACTTCTCGATCGTAATAGTCGAACGAGAAAATATCCtttttaaaactataataaATCAGGGATTGATTCTATTAATCCCACCATATAAGGTAACAATTTATAAGGGAATCAACTTGTTTCTTGGTGACCGAATGAACTAATGGCCAAGAACAAAGACACCCATGAAAGGAATTCTCACAAGAGCATAGAAGACTAAGGGCTATTTGATTGcttatatttttcatggaaaataactatttttcattcaaattctaatttttgtaGTATTTGATTAGTCAATTTTTCTAGGCAATTTGATTTCTAACTTTCAGTCACGTGAGGCGAATTTCTCGCTTTTGTTGGAAATAATTTTCCTAGGAGGGGGAGATGGTAGTTTTAATTTTCAAGGGAATTCAATACTCGCGTGTTGCATTTGTTCACCCAAATTCCATCGCTTCTGTCCCATCTCGATTTCTCTAGGGTTTTCCTCTCTCATTCGCGTCAGCTTTGTCCCTTTCTTCTTCGTCTCCATCCACCGTCGAAGTCGAGCTCTGACTtgggcttcgtcgccatctccgaCTTCCTGTGAGTTGCAATCCACCGCCGAAGACAAGTTCCGCCTTGGGCTTTGTCGCCATTTTCGCAGAAGACCAACTTCGACTTAATGTTCATCGCCATCTCCGTAGAAGACCATATTTGATTTCGAGTTTCAGACCACCAGcgcatcttcttcatcttctttcacAGTAAGGTTTTCGGCCACGTTCTGTTCAAATTTCTGTAGATCCGCCAGCAGCTTCGCGATTTTTCGATGCCGAATGTTGCCCAGCGTTTCGATCTCTACTCGAAATCCATGGTCATGGTTGTTGTTCCCtgttaacagaaaatgaaatgataGGGAATATATACATACC contains the following coding sequences:
- the LOC127812754 gene encoding cation/H(+) antiporter 15, which produces MADQAAAAEANQTTNTIVCYAPTMITTNGIWQGDNPLNYSLPLFILQLTMVVITTRVLGVILKPLRQPRVISEILGGVILGPSILGQSQKFANTLFPLRSVMVLETMANVGLLYFLFLVGVEMDLAVIRRAGKKALSIAIAGMILPFIVGVSFSFLLHHKNHNVKQGTFILFLGVALSVTAFPVLARILAELKLLNSEIGRLAMSSALVNDVCAWILLALAIALAENESTTLASLWVILSSFAFVAFCIFVVRPLVGWMIRRTPEGEAISEFYICLILTGVMISGFVTDAIGTHSVFGAFVFGLIIPNGPLGVTLIEKLEDFVSGLLLPLFFAMSGLKTNILAISGAMTWGYLFLLVILACVGKIAGTLMVALYYQMPFYEGVTLGLLMNTKGLVEMIVLNVGKEQKVLDDTSFAIMVVVAVVMTGIITPIVTMIYKPARRFAPYKRRSVQLSKPDAELQVLVCIHTPRNVPTTINLLEATYPTKKSPIAIYVLHLVELTGRASAMLIVHNTRKSGRPALNRTQAQSDHIINAFENFEQHVDCISVQPLTAISPYSSMHEDICSVAEDKQVAIIIIPFHKQQTVDGGMEATNPAFRHINQNVLANAPCSVGILVDRGLSGSTRLAANQVSHHVAVLFFGGPDDREALSYAWRMSEHPGINLNVLRFLPGDEVVESAMEQRDHEHGDPRILTVVTDDGREKQLDEDYINEFRAKTSNDESVTYTETIVNNGEETVSAIRHIDTMHDLFIVGRGQGMISPLTAGLTDWSECPELGAIGDLLASSDFASTVSVLVVQQYAGMGLQGEGVSPLDSGGNHNGQVTSHWRTQQQQQILNP